One Novipirellula galeiformis DNA window includes the following coding sequences:
- a CDS encoding CsbD family protein — protein MNWDQIQGKWKQVKGQAQQKWGDLTEDDLDVIDGKREELVGKVQERYGIAKDEAERQVHDFESSCR, from the coding sequence ATGAATTGGGACCAAATTCAAGGCAAGTGGAAACAAGTCAAGGGACAAGCACAACAGAAATGGGGTGACTTGACCGAGGACGATCTCGATGTCATCGATGGCAAACGCGAAGAACTTGTAGGGAAAGTTCAAGAGCGTTATGGGATCGCCAAGGACGAGGCGGAGCGACAAGTCCATGACTTTGAATCGTCGTGCCGTTGA
- the hypF gene encoding carbamoyltransferase HypF — protein MQRRAFTVAGIVQGVGFRPFVYTLASQLQLAGLVQNRSGEVWIEVEGRDADLDRFTACLRSQAPTLSRIDTLSWRSIPAQHDSRFRIIASEDASSTQVFVSPDVATCVDCRRELFDPSDRRYRYPFLNCTHCGPRLTIIHRAPYDRVNTTMATFAMCSACRAEYDDPRDRRFHAQPIACPDCGPRLQLLDGQGVPMESADPLAAFVVAIGRGKIGVMKGIGGYHLVCDATNDAAVIALRQRKHRDEKPFAVMVRDVDAAAQRCVLDDAERELLCSPRRPIVLLRKRAGEASTKDTIAPGNPFLGVMLPYTPLHELLLDGVGDKPLVMTSGNRSDEPIAYDDRDAAERLSGIADVFLVHNRPIRVRCDDSVTRVIAGRESPVRRSRGDAPMPIKLPMACSLPCLAVGGQLKNVFALASGRNAFLSHHMGDLDHLAALESFQRDIELYESMFGIHPRCMVHDLHPDYASTTYALARAERETIPTLAVQHHHAHLASCMAEHQLQGEVIGVIFDGSGYGTDGTIWGGEFLVGGYESFQRVAHLRPVRLPGGDQATKEPWRMALSYLSDAGCDVEQWSAGVAEFFQDSNPETQRGRGFATPVSPAAIRVVRQMIDRGVRSPWTSSAGRLFDAVAAIAGVRQRVSFEGQAAIDLESLATQRDSDECYCVAPCFVRDGEAGSRWGVDTRPLIRGVHRDQQNNVEVATIARRFHNTLATMVGQVCGQIAAVVGLDRVVLSGGVFGNSLFRSLVTQQLEKQGLRHFVHHQVPANDGGLSLGQLAIAARLLQTDARR, from the coding sequence ATGCAGCGGCGAGCGTTCACGGTAGCGGGGATCGTCCAGGGAGTTGGCTTCCGGCCGTTTGTCTATACGCTCGCTTCGCAATTGCAGTTGGCTGGGTTGGTGCAAAATCGATCCGGCGAGGTGTGGATCGAGGTGGAGGGCCGCGACGCGGACCTCGACCGGTTCACGGCATGTTTGCGTTCACAGGCCCCGACGTTGTCGCGGATCGATACCCTTTCTTGGCGTTCGATTCCGGCACAGCATGATTCTCGCTTTCGGATCATTGCGAGTGAGGACGCTTCGTCGACCCAGGTTTTTGTCTCACCGGACGTGGCGACCTGTGTGGATTGCCGACGCGAATTGTTTGATCCCTCGGACCGCCGCTATCGCTATCCATTTTTGAACTGCACTCATTGTGGTCCGCGGCTGACGATCATTCATCGTGCGCCGTATGATCGCGTCAATACAACGATGGCCACGTTTGCAATGTGCTCGGCCTGTCGCGCCGAGTATGACGATCCAAGGGATCGGCGTTTTCACGCTCAACCGATCGCGTGTCCGGACTGTGGACCTCGATTGCAGTTGCTCGATGGACAGGGAGTGCCGATGGAATCCGCCGATCCATTGGCTGCGTTTGTTGTAGCGATCGGGCGTGGCAAGATTGGAGTGATGAAAGGGATCGGAGGCTATCATCTGGTTTGCGATGCAACCAATGACGCTGCAGTGATCGCACTGCGTCAACGTAAACATCGCGATGAAAAACCGTTTGCCGTGATGGTTCGTGATGTCGATGCAGCGGCGCAGCGGTGTGTGCTCGACGATGCCGAACGGGAACTTCTCTGCTCGCCGAGGCGGCCCATCGTTTTATTGCGCAAGCGAGCGGGTGAGGCATCAACCAAGGATACAATCGCGCCTGGCAATCCATTCCTTGGGGTGATGTTGCCCTACACACCGCTGCATGAGTTATTGTTGGATGGGGTCGGCGACAAGCCCTTGGTGATGACCAGCGGTAATCGCAGCGATGAACCGATCGCGTATGATGACCGCGACGCGGCCGAGCGATTGAGCGGGATCGCGGATGTTTTTCTGGTGCACAATCGCCCGATTCGCGTGCGTTGCGATGATTCGGTGACCCGTGTGATCGCAGGACGAGAATCGCCGGTGCGTCGTTCGCGAGGCGATGCACCGATGCCGATCAAACTGCCGATGGCATGCTCCCTGCCGTGTCTTGCGGTCGGCGGTCAATTGAAAAATGTCTTTGCATTAGCGAGCGGACGCAATGCCTTTTTGAGTCATCACATGGGAGACCTCGATCACTTGGCGGCCTTGGAGTCATTCCAGCGAGACATTGAACTGTACGAGTCGATGTTCGGGATTCATCCTCGCTGTATGGTTCATGATCTGCACCCTGATTACGCATCAACGACCTATGCACTCGCGCGTGCGGAGCGAGAGACGATACCGACGTTGGCGGTTCAGCATCATCACGCCCATTTGGCGAGTTGTATGGCCGAACATCAACTCCAAGGTGAGGTGATTGGAGTCATTTTTGATGGCAGCGGCTATGGCACGGACGGAACGATTTGGGGAGGAGAGTTTTTGGTTGGCGGTTACGAATCATTTCAGCGCGTGGCCCATTTGCGTCCGGTGCGACTTCCCGGTGGTGACCAAGCGACGAAAGAACCGTGGCGGATGGCGCTAAGTTATTTGAGTGATGCGGGATGTGACGTGGAGCAATGGAGTGCGGGCGTCGCTGAGTTTTTTCAAGACTCGAATCCTGAAACACAACGAGGTCGAGGTTTCGCGACGCCGGTTTCTCCCGCGGCGATTCGTGTCGTGCGGCAAATGATCGATCGGGGCGTCCGTTCGCCATGGACATCCAGCGCCGGACGACTCTTTGATGCCGTTGCCGCAATCGCGGGAGTTCGCCAACGGGTCAGCTTTGAAGGCCAAGCGGCGATCGATCTTGAGTCGCTTGCAACCCAGCGAGACTCAGACGAATGCTACTGCGTCGCACCATGCTTCGTGCGCGATGGTGAAGCAGGTTCGCGATGGGGCGTGGATACGCGTCCCTTGATCCGCGGTGTTCATCGCGACCAGCAAAACAACGTCGAAGTCGCCACGATTGCCCGTCGTTTCCACAACACATTGGCAACCATGGTCGGGCAAGTTTGCGGCCAAATTGCCGCTGTCGTTGGGCTCGATCGGGTTGTGCTCAGTGGCGGTGTGTTTGGCAACAGCTTGTTCCGCAGTTTGGTAACACAACAGCTCGAAAAGCAAGGGCTTCGGCACTTTGTCCACCACCAAGTTCCTGCGAACGATGGGGGTTTGAGTCTCGGCCAACTTGCCATTGCGGCACGCCTTTTGCAGACCGACGCGCGCCGTTGA
- a CDS encoding AI-2E family transporter yields MMSAEVDNTVDAGPVARRGGLISIRVCAFMLVLYALYFARSLAVPIVTAMVVYLVLRPIVRHGSRIGIPPSIGAIGTMLGILVLLGLGTYLVIQPAQEIIADTPRHLVVVKEKLSFITERLRAVDAATEELAETAEAEEVGVAEEETPVPVEIKQANWASNLSYLSGTGNIVSFLTICGALLYFLLATGDDLLRSIMRTLPSFTARRRLIEVIQNVQEGLGSYLAQVSVINAGLGVAVGTAMGLLGMPSPIVWGVMAFAFNFIPMIGAVAGACIIFVTALVNFEATYYAFVVTGTFLTLTSIEGQFLTPAILGRSMSMSPVLVFLSIVIWGWMWGLMGVFLSIPILIAMRMACEGFEGLTPLATILGAESTDHEPQTNKAAETQTEKCVVEVSTEVVSFNGPSTT; encoded by the coding sequence ATGATGAGCGCAGAGGTAGACAACACGGTTGATGCCGGGCCAGTCGCCCGCAGGGGCGGATTGATTTCGATCCGCGTGTGCGCGTTCATGTTGGTGCTTTACGCCCTCTATTTTGCCCGCAGTTTGGCGGTCCCGATTGTCACCGCCATGGTTGTGTACTTGGTGCTGCGGCCGATCGTCCGGCACGGCAGCCGGATCGGTATCCCGCCTTCGATCGGGGCCATCGGTACGATGCTGGGGATACTCGTGTTGCTCGGTCTGGGCACCTACCTTGTGATTCAGCCCGCTCAGGAGATCATCGCCGACACGCCGCGTCATTTAGTGGTAGTGAAGGAAAAATTGTCGTTCATCACCGAGAGATTGAGAGCGGTGGACGCGGCGACCGAAGAGTTGGCTGAAACAGCAGAGGCCGAGGAAGTCGGTGTCGCTGAGGAAGAGACGCCCGTGCCGGTTGAAATCAAGCAAGCCAATTGGGCGAGCAATCTGTCGTACCTCAGTGGCACGGGCAATATCGTCTCGTTTCTAACGATCTGTGGCGCGCTGCTCTATTTTTTGTTGGCAACCGGTGATGACTTGTTGCGCAGCATTATGCGGACGCTGCCTAGTTTCACTGCGCGCCGTCGTTTGATCGAGGTGATTCAAAATGTACAGGAAGGCTTAGGCAGCTACCTTGCTCAAGTTTCGGTAATCAACGCGGGGTTGGGGGTTGCGGTCGGCACCGCGATGGGGTTGCTGGGGATGCCCTCGCCGATCGTTTGGGGCGTGATGGCGTTCGCATTCAATTTCATTCCGATGATCGGGGCCGTTGCTGGAGCGTGCATTATCTTTGTCACCGCGCTGGTCAACTTTGAAGCAACGTATTATGCGTTTGTCGTTACTGGCACCTTCTTGACGTTGACTTCGATCGAAGGGCAATTCCTTACACCTGCGATCTTAGGAAGGTCGATGAGCATGAGTCCTGTGCTCGTGTTTTTGTCGATCGTGATCTGGGGATGGATGTGGGGATTGATGGGGGTGTTTTTGTCGATTCCGATCCTGATTGCGATGCGTATGGCTTGTGAAGGCTTCGAGGGATTGACGCCGTTGGCGACGATCTTAGGGGCTGAGAGTACGGACCATGAACCGCAAACCAACAAAGCTGCTGAGACTCAAACCGAAAAGTGTGTTGTCGAAGTGTCGACTGAAGTCGTTTCTTTTAACGGTCCATCCACGACCTAA
- a CDS encoding ferritin, which translates to MSHQQVTDALNEQLCCELSSWYSYLAMSAWCSREQLSGCAGWLRAQAQEEYTHAMKIYDFLLARNVGVTLTQVDPPRENFASIVEIFDWALQQEKENTQRIDALFQLAMDQKAFASLVELQWFITEQVEEEQSARANLTRIKMVAEDPAAILDFDNTLAERSLPLNVTAH; encoded by the coding sequence ATGTCACACCAACAAGTAACCGACGCTTTAAACGAGCAACTTTGCTGCGAATTGTCTTCTTGGTATTCGTACCTCGCGATGAGTGCTTGGTGCTCGCGCGAACAACTCAGCGGTTGTGCCGGTTGGCTCCGCGCACAAGCCCAAGAGGAATACACCCATGCGATGAAAATCTATGATTTCTTGCTCGCTCGTAATGTTGGAGTGACGCTCACACAAGTCGATCCCCCGCGTGAAAACTTTGCCTCGATCGTCGAAATCTTTGATTGGGCGTTGCAGCAAGAGAAAGAGAACACGCAACGGATCGATGCCCTGTTTCAACTCGCGATGGACCAGAAAGCCTTTGCCTCGTTGGTCGAGTTGCAGTGGTTCATTACCGAGCAGGTGGAAGAGGAGCAATCGGCGCGAGCGAATTTGACCCGTATCAAGATGGTGGCCGAGGACCCTGCGGCGATCCTCGATTTTGACAATACGCTCGCCGAACGCAGTCTGCCGCTCAACGTCACCGCCCACTAG
- a CDS encoding PA2169 family four-helix-bundle protein: MSLETKHKLSETTLTKLQKLIRANIDAYDGFRESAEEVDDAALSTLFREIANERSALATELQNYVEWNGAEAEDDGSATAGVHRAWINVRSKLNGGDPYVILIEAERGEDHIKAAYEDVLKETAGSAMNDVLISQYAVVKAGHDKVRDLRDSYKNQ; this comes from the coding sequence ATGAGTCTTGAAACAAAGCACAAGCTTAGCGAAACCACGCTGACCAAACTGCAGAAGCTAATCCGCGCGAACATTGACGCTTACGATGGATTTCGCGAGTCGGCCGAAGAGGTTGATGACGCCGCGCTCTCTACCCTGTTTCGTGAGATCGCCAACGAAAGGTCTGCACTGGCCACCGAGTTGCAAAACTACGTCGAGTGGAACGGCGCTGAAGCCGAAGACGACGGTTCGGCCACTGCCGGTGTCCACCGCGCTTGGATCAACGTCCGTAGCAAGCTCAACGGAGGTGATCCGTATGTCATTCTGATTGAAGCCGAGCGAGGCGAAGATCACATCAAAGCGGCCTATGAGGACGTGTTGAAGGAGACGGCCGGTAGTGCGATGAACGACGTCTTGATCTCGCAGTACGCGGTGGTGAAAGCAGGGCACGACAAGGTGCGTGATTTGCGAGATTCGTACAAGAATCAATAG
- a CDS encoding dodecin, translating into MSSHIYKKIELTGTSPSSIEDAVKNAIERAAKTLKDLRWFEIVETRGDIVDGKVAHWQVTIKVGFTLND; encoded by the coding sequence ATGTCTAGCCACATTTACAAAAAGATCGAGCTGACCGGTACTTCACCATCGTCCATTGAAGACGCTGTGAAAAACGCGATCGAGCGAGCCGCGAAGACCTTGAAGGATCTCCGCTGGTTCGAGATCGTCGAGACACGCGGCGATATTGTCGACGGCAAGGTCGCCCATTGGCAAGTCACGATCAAGGTTGGGTTCACGCTCAACGATTGA